One window of the Thermodesulfovibrionia bacterium genome contains the following:
- a CDS encoding type II secretion system F family protein codes for MPVFKYRGYNKAGSEITGVIEADSQRDAAFKIKAGGILPKEISESHIASKKSFFRRYTPINLPSITRSLSISLAAGVPLIDALRAISSEQKGVWKGLLIDIKEQVTAGASLSKAMQAYGDIFPEFYTGMVSAGESSGKLPEVLLKLSDFLETDSKIKSKVQTSLIYPLFMAGVGIIVVTFLFIFVVPKITKIFENTQAALPLITRLLILISKVFQNFWWLLLILAGGLVVLYKKAKESKREFIDSMLLKDPTGVFMSLYMMRFSMTMSFLLSGGLPILKAMRLTSRAIGNIRLKNNILAAEESISHGASLSHSLKDFPPTILQIISTGEQTGRLSEVLKKIADSYEAEFDQKLQRMIALLEPCLILFMGLVVGFIVIAVLLPIFELNQLIK; via the coding sequence ATGCCGGTATTCAAATATCGAGGTTATAATAAAGCTGGTTCAGAGATCACCGGTGTCATTGAGGCTGACAGCCAGAGAGATGCCGCATTCAAGATCAAGGCAGGCGGCATCCTGCCGAAAGAGATAAGCGAATCTCACATCGCAAGTAAAAAGAGCTTCTTCAGAAGATACACTCCGATAAACCTCCCTTCAATCACAAGAAGCCTTTCCATATCTCTTGCTGCGGGCGTGCCTTTAATAGATGCCCTCAGGGCGATCTCTTCAGAACAGAAAGGCGTATGGAAGGGCCTTCTTATTGATATTAAAGAGCAGGTCACGGCAGGGGCGTCGCTTTCCAAGGCGATGCAGGCGTACGGCGACATCTTCCCGGAATTTTACACAGGCATGGTCTCAGCCGGAGAGAGCAGCGGCAAACTGCCGGAGGTGCTGCTGAAACTTTCAGATTTCCTTGAGACTGATTCGAAGATAAAGAGCAAGGTCCAGACATCGCTGATATACCCGCTCTTTATGGCAGGTGTAGGCATCATCGTTGTCACATTCCTCTTTATCTTTGTTGTGCCGAAGATAACCAAGATATTTGAGAACACCCAAGCCGCACTCCCGTTGATAACCAGATTACTCATATTAATAAGCAAAGTCTTTCAGAACTTCTGGTGGCTCTTATTAATACTTGCCGGAGGGCTCGTAGTTCTCTATAAGAAAGCAAAGGAATCCAAAAGAGAGTTTATTGATTCAATGCTTCTGAAAGACCCGACAGGCGTATTCATGAGCCTGTATATGATGAGGTTCTCAATGACCATGTCATTCCTGCTTTCAGGCGGCCTGCCTATTCTCAAGGCGATGCGGCTTACCTCACGCGCCATCGGGAATATCAGATTAAAGAACAATATACTGGCGGCAGAGGAATCGATATCCCACGGGGCAAGCCTCTCTCATAGCCTGAAGGATTTCCCGCCGACCATCTTGCAGATCATATCCACAGGTGAACAGACCGGAAGGCTATCTGAAGTATTAAAAAAGATAGCAGATTCATATGAAGCGGAATTTGACCAGAAACTCCAGCGCATGATAGCTCTCCTTGAGCCATGCCTGATACTTTTCATGGGGCTTGTGGTCGGTTTCATCGTTATAGCTGTGCTTCTGCCTATCTTCGAGCTTAACCAACTGATAAAATAA
- the gspE gene encoding type II secretion system ATPase GspE: MEIIDGIEDEEIEFSLLHDLPLSFVKGNLFLPLKRQDGELLAAVSDNRGISALRDLARNLGLKPHPVMANKEMILNAINRIYSRTSTVDKVMGDIRGEDLSMIATEFESPKDLLELTEEAPITRLINALLLEAVKERASDIHIEPYEKGVEVRLRVDGILRRILSPPKIVQEALISRVKIIANLDIAEKRLPQDGRIKLLVGGKDIDIRVSIIPTALGERAVLRLLDRQAGVMSLEALGLTDSILNSFKEALARQNGIILVTGPTGSGKTTTLYGSLLKLNTEERNIITVEDPVEYQLTGIGQMHVNPKIGLTFASGLRAILRQDPDIMMVGEIRDLETAEIAVHASLTGHLVLSTLHTNDAPSALTRLIDMGIEPFLVASSLVCVLAQRLVRVICPHCKESYVPTAQEIAYLNLDPPPVSLYRGRGCDKCLGKGYLGRTGIYELLEITPEVRKMTVERKDAQSIRSRAMSAGFKVLKDNAVQKVMRGITTIEEVLRVTQKDIEE, encoded by the coding sequence TTGGAAATAATAGACGGGATAGAAGATGAAGAGATTGAATTCTCTCTGCTCCATGACCTGCCGCTATCCTTTGTTAAGGGCAACCTCTTTCTGCCACTAAAGCGCCAGGACGGAGAGCTTCTGGCCGCAGTATCTGACAACCGTGGTATATCTGCCCTCAGAGACCTTGCAAGAAACCTCGGCCTCAAACCGCATCCTGTTATGGCGAACAAAGAGATGATCCTTAACGCTATCAACAGGATATACAGCCGTACAAGCACAGTTGACAAAGTCATGGGCGATATCAGAGGTGAAGACCTCTCAATGATCGCAACTGAATTTGAATCTCCAAAAGACCTTCTTGAACTGACCGAAGAAGCGCCCATCACCCGCCTTATCAACGCACTTTTATTAGAGGCTGTTAAAGAACGCGCCAGTGATATTCATATCGAGCCGTATGAAAAAGGTGTCGAGGTGAGGTTAAGGGTGGACGGCATTCTCAGAAGGATACTCTCCCCGCCAAAGATAGTGCAGGAAGCGCTCATATCAAGAGTAAAGATAATCGCAAATCTCGATATCGCAGAAAAACGGCTTCCTCAAGACGGAAGGATAAAGCTGCTTGTAGGCGGCAAGGATATTGATATAAGGGTCTCAATAATTCCGACGGCACTTGGTGAGAGGGCTGTTCTCAGGCTGCTTGACAGGCAGGCAGGTGTCATGAGCCTTGAGGCGCTGGGCCTGACCGACTCGATACTCAACTCATTTAAAGAAGCCCTCGCAAGGCAGAATGGGATAATACTGGTCACCGGCCCCACAGGCTCGGGCAAGACCACGACACTATACGGGTCGCTTCTCAAGCTGAATACCGAGGAGAGAAATATCATAACTGTCGAAGACCCTGTTGAATACCAGCTGACCGGCATAGGGCAGATGCATGTTAATCCAAAGATCGGCCTCACATTCGCATCCGGGCTGCGCGCTATCCTCAGGCAGGACCCTGACATCATGATGGTCGGAGAGATAAGAGACCTTGAGACCGCTGAGATAGCTGTCCATGCATCGCTTACAGGGCATCTTGTGCTTAGCACGCTTCATACAAACGACGCCCCAAGCGCCCTGACCAGGCTTATTGATATGGGGATAGAGCCGTTCCTTGTGGCATCTTCACTTGTCTGCGTACTTGCGCAGAGGCTTGTAAGGGTTATATGCCCGCACTGCAAAGAATCATATGTGCCGACTGCACAGGAGATCGCTTATCTTAATCTTGATCCCCCTCCTGTTTCACTTTATCGCGGAAGAGGCTGTGACAAGTGCCTTGGAAAGGGCTACCTCGGAAGGACAGGCATATACGAACTGCTTGAGATCACCCCTGAAGTAAGGAAGATGACCGTCGAGAGAAAAGATGCCCAGAGTATCAGGAGCCGTGCCATGAGTGCAGGGTTCAAGGTGCTCAAGGACAATGCGGTGCAGAAGGTCATGCGCGGTATAACCACGATCGAAGAGGTCTTACGGGTAACCCAGAAAGATATCGAGGAATGA
- a CDS encoding secretin N-terminal domain-containing protein, whose amino-acid sequence MKNRNRSFLISAFFTVLLIFLSYSSFAEDTETGKTPGRYGSKIAFNFVDVDIPTIIKFISKITGDNFIFDETIKGKITIIAPTELTIEESFTLFTSVLNLKGFTIIPAGTKTYTIVPSIQATQSGEISSGDVMPVDERYITRILAIENINAEDALKFLRPIVSKNGHLSVFGPRNLLMIVDSALNIEKVVKILERIDQPPTFDEPSKINIYFVEHADATDLAKVLEGIIKSTRAASQTTSDPKNAQADSALRISITPDKATNSLVIVASPSEYKNISEIIKALDKKRKQVFVEAMIIEASLDKVKAVGTKWRAAATHNGEPVFIGGVGNISLTTVDAIINGLSGFTAGGMGNFLTLPGSTVGSDSDITVPGFAALFSLSDFKDAINILSTPQILTADNEEAEIIVGENVPFISKREGNADSVASTYSTNIERQDVGISLKITPQITEGNYVKLNVYQEISSVKDASDEILIAVGPTTTKRSTKTTIIVKDAQTVVISGLMQEKEEESISKFPIMGDIPLLGWLFKHKGVTKTKTNLLLFLTPHVIKDAEQLTDITSAKKKTFATEENQYIRDELLVRFRDDVSKKTSEEIISKLGASVINIIKDLNIYHIKLRPKQNVEEAIEEFTSYPEVIYAEPNYTMNIQGGHPDKINTLPSPESSLEEKENNFKRFGLYTPTLSGLSRRW is encoded by the coding sequence ATGAAAAATAGAAATAGATCATTCCTCATCTCAGCGTTCTTTACTGTTTTGCTCATATTCCTTTCATACTCATCTTTTGCGGAGGACACTGAAACAGGAAAGACGCCCGGGCGATACGGCTCAAAGATAGCATTTAATTTTGTTGATGTCGATATCCCGACCATCATCAAGTTTATAAGCAAGATAACCGGCGACAACTTTATTTTTGATGAAACCATTAAAGGCAAGATAACCATCATTGCGCCGACAGAGCTGACCATAGAGGAGTCTTTCACGCTTTTCACATCTGTACTGAACCTTAAGGGATTCACGATAATACCGGCAGGCACAAAAACATACACCATAGTCCCGTCTATACAGGCAACACAGTCCGGCGAGATATCTTCAGGCGATGTAATGCCTGTTGATGAGAGGTATATTACCAGGATACTGGCCATCGAAAACATTAATGCTGAAGATGCCCTGAAATTCCTCCGGCCTATTGTCTCGAAGAACGGGCACCTTTCAGTTTTTGGTCCGCGCAACCTCCTGATGATAGTTGATTCAGCTCTAAATATTGAAAAGGTGGTCAAAATACTTGAAAGAATAGACCAGCCTCCGACATTTGATGAGCCTTCAAAGATAAATATCTATTTTGTCGAACATGCAGATGCCACAGATCTTGCAAAAGTACTTGAGGGGATAATCAAGAGCACGCGGGCCGCAAGCCAGACAACATCAGATCCCAAAAATGCCCAGGCCGATTCTGCATTAAGAATAAGCATAACTCCTGACAAGGCAACCAACTCGCTTGTCATCGTTGCCTCTCCTTCAGAGTACAAAAACATAAGCGAGATCATAAAGGCCCTGGACAAGAAGAGGAAGCAGGTCTTTGTAGAAGCAATGATAATCGAGGCATCTTTAGACAAAGTTAAAGCTGTAGGCACAAAGTGGAGAGCGGCTGCCACGCATAACGGTGAACCTGTTTTCATCGGCGGAGTCGGGAATATCAGCTTAACTACAGTTGATGCCATAATCAACGGCCTGTCAGGATTCACAGCTGGAGGGATGGGGAATTTTCTCACTCTTCCAGGCTCAACAGTCGGCTCTGATTCAGACATTACCGTACCGGGTTTTGCAGCCCTGTTCAGCCTCAGTGACTTTAAGGACGCTATTAATATCCTCTCAACCCCGCAGATACTGACAGCAGACAATGAAGAAGCAGAGATCATTGTCGGTGAAAACGTACCGTTCATCTCAAAAAGAGAGGGAAATGCCGATTCAGTAGCAAGCACATACAGCACAAATATCGAAAGGCAGGACGTTGGAATAAGCCTGAAGATAACCCCTCAGATAACAGAAGGCAACTATGTCAAGCTTAATGTCTATCAGGAGATATCATCTGTTAAAGACGCATCTGATGAAATACTTATAGCCGTAGGGCCGACTACAACAAAACGCTCGACAAAGACAACTATCATTGTTAAAGACGCGCAGACAGTTGTCATCAGCGGGCTGATGCAGGAAAAGGAAGAAGAAAGCATTTCCAAGTTCCCAATAATGGGAGACATCCCGTTGTTGGGCTGGCTATTCAAACATAAAGGGGTAACCAAGACCAAGACCAATCTTTTATTATTCCTGACCCCGCACGTTATCAAAGACGCAGAACAGCTTACGGATATCACCAGCGCAAAGAAAAAGACGTTCGCTACAGAGGAAAATCAATATATACGTGACGAACTTCTGGTCAGGTTTCGGGATGATGTCTCGAAAAAGACTTCTGAAGAGATCATATCAAAGCTTGGGGCCTCTGTTATAAACATAATAAAGGATCTGAACATTTACCATATAAAACTCCGGCCAAAGCAGAATGTCGAAGAAGCCATTGAAGAATTCACCTCTTATCCGGAGGTGATCTATGCCGAACCTAATTACACAATGAATATACAGGGCGGTCATCCGGATAAGATTAATACTCTCCCCTCTCCGGAATCCTCACTTGAAGAGAAAGAAAATAACTTTAAACGTTTCGGACTCTACACACCTACGCTCAGCGGGCTCAGCAGGAGATGGTAG
- a CDS encoding type II secretion system protein N produces MFQFSLIKLRFINYFLLALILIAALFTARALISFFAYKDSGISSVPLDNSALINTAKPIDIMQYSLIVIKNPFGSPKIFHTITPSENLKPETYMQEIPPAELTLVGTVVGKKNMSYAVFEGNAITSPNKQEVFAHGDAIYDYGTLDEILTDSVVIRQGANTHILKIIESLSNLTNYPADNNQAYKNTSSADPFVKKVGKRQFQLDKKQVQDSINNPEKILTDARLLPNFINGKQEGYKISEVKPGGLYESIGLKNGDVLIRVNSLEISSPEVAIQTMSALRGTNNVNLDIIRNNERMSLNYQIK; encoded by the coding sequence ATGTTTCAATTCTCTCTAATAAAACTGCGGTTTATTAATTATTTTCTGCTTGCACTTATTCTGATTGCAGCTCTTTTTACTGCCCGTGCTCTTATCAGTTTCTTTGCCTACAAAGACAGCGGAATATCTTCTGTGCCATTAGATAATAGTGCATTGATAAATACTGCAAAACCTATCGATATAATGCAGTATTCCTTAATCGTAATTAAAAACCCTTTCGGCTCTCCCAAGATATTTCACACGATCACACCTTCTGAGAATCTCAAGCCTGAAACATATATGCAGGAGATTCCCCCTGCCGAACTGACCCTTGTGGGTACGGTAGTCGGTAAAAAAAATATGAGTTATGCGGTCTTCGAAGGCAATGCTATCACATCCCCAAACAAACAGGAGGTCTTTGCTCATGGAGATGCAATATATGATTACGGAACACTTGATGAGATATTGACCGATTCAGTAGTTATAAGACAGGGCGCTAACACCCATATATTGAAAATCATTGAGTCGTTAAGCAATCTCACTAATTACCCGGCGGACAATAATCAGGCCTATAAAAATACCAGCTCTGCAGATCCCTTTGTGAAAAAAGTCGGCAAAAGGCAGTTTCAATTAGACAAGAAACAGGTTCAGGACTCAATAAACAATCCGGAAAAGATCCTGACAGATGCAAGGCTTCTTCCTAACTTCATTAACGGCAAACAGGAAGGCTATAAGATAAGCGAGGTTAAACCCGGCGGGCTTTATGAAAGCATCGGCCTGAAGAACGGAGATGTCCTCATAAGGGTCAACAGTCTTGAGATCTCAAGCCCTGAGGTTGCTATTCAGACGATGTCGGCTTTAAGAGGCACTAACAACGTCAACCTTGATATAATAAGAAACAATGAGAGGATGTCCTTGAACTATCAGATAAAATAG
- the mtnP gene encoding S-methyl-5'-thioadenosine phosphorylase has product MTKIGVIGGSGLYEIQGLAIKNKKSISTPFGKPSDKYLIGEIEGKEVVFLPRHGSHHAIPPHMINYRANIWGFKKLGVSTIISVNAVGGIKRSLKPGDIVIPSQIIDMTKNRISTFYDGKTGVVHIDFTEPYCTEIGNVIQKAGENLKTTLKNGGTYVAVEGPRLETASEIIGFRILGGDIVGMTGMPEASLARELEICYSGLSVVANYAAGISKRKLTVSEVMEAMGNANEKIKLLLKETFRLIPDERGCRCRDALKEARI; this is encoded by the coding sequence ATGACAAAGATCGGAGTGATCGGCGGAAGCGGGCTTTATGAGATACAGGGATTGGCGATAAAGAACAAAAAAAGCATCAGCACGCCGTTCGGCAAACCCTCTGACAAATATTTAATTGGCGAGATAGAGGGTAAAGAAGTAGTATTCCTGCCAAGACACGGCAGCCATCACGCGATCCCGCCTCATATGATCAACTACCGCGCCAATATATGGGGATTCAAAAAACTCGGTGTAAGCACGATAATATCCGTAAACGCTGTCGGAGGGATAAAAAGAAGCCTCAAGCCTGGAGATATTGTTATCCCCAGCCAGATAATTGATATGACAAAGAACAGGATATCAACTTTTTATGATGGGAAGACAGGAGTTGTCCATATCGACTTTACAGAGCCCTACTGCACTGAAATCGGCAATGTCATACAAAAGGCCGGGGAAAACTTAAAGACAACTTTAAAGAACGGCGGGACCTATGTCGCGGTCGAAGGGCCGAGGCTTGAAACTGCGAGCGAGATAATAGGCTTCCGTATTCTCGGCGGAGATATTGTAGGAATGACAGGAATGCCGGAGGCATCACTTGCCAGAGAGTTGGAAATATGCTATTCAGGCCTGTCTGTTGTTGCAAACTATGCCGCAGGCATCAGCAAGAGGAAATTGACAGTATCTGAAGTCATGGAAGCTATGGGTAATGCAAATGAAAAGATAAAACTCCTTCTGAAGGAAACCTTCCGGCTTATTCCGGATGAAAGGGGCTGCAGATGCAGGGACGCTCTGAAAGAGGCGAGGATATAA
- a CDS encoding TldD/PmbA family protein, whose protein sequence is MKNIPEDLLKRILRDSLSTGGDYADIFVEQTNPLTIQLEDNKVDRIVSGVDSGIGLRVIFNGRSAYAYTNDFSEASLFELSRAVRSAVTAGKAKVGEIDLTRVNPSIDFKMKLRPDTVSMDKKIRLLQDADRAARSVSSKVIQVKVIYRDSVQRVTIASSEGAIASDERIHTLALVQVVASDGDILQTGYEPVGGLKGFELFQEVSLENIAVETAEKAVRMLSARRTPGGRMAVVISAAAGGTMIHEAVGHGLEADLVQQGLSVYANKIGEVIASPLVTIIDDSTLSGRRGSFRFDDEGAHSQRTVLVDKGILKGYMYDRLTSMKDGVSSTGNGRRESYKSRPIPRMTNTFIASGDDDPAGIVRSVEKGLFVKKMGGGQVNTVTGEFVFEVSEGYLIENGIIGEPVRGGTLIGNGPSIIKSIDMVGSDLDFAIGTCGKDGQGVPVSDAMPTIRIPEMVVGGEI, encoded by the coding sequence TTGAAAAACATTCCGGAAGATCTTTTAAAGAGAATATTGCGCGATTCACTTTCCACAGGAGGTGATTACGCTGATATATTTGTCGAGCAGACAAATCCCCTGACCATCCAGCTTGAAGATAACAAAGTGGACAGGATCGTGTCAGGCGTAGATTCCGGGATCGGGTTAAGGGTGATATTCAACGGCAGATCGGCATATGCTTACACTAATGATTTCTCTGAGGCCTCCCTGTTTGAATTGAGCAGGGCTGTCAGGAGCGCCGTAACGGCAGGCAAGGCAAAAGTAGGTGAGATTGACCTGACAAGGGTTAACCCTTCGATTGATTTTAAAATGAAACTCCGCCCTGATACGGTCAGTATGGATAAAAAGATCCGCCTGCTTCAGGATGCTGACCGTGCCGCAAGAAGCGTCAGCAGTAAGGTCATTCAGGTAAAAGTGATATACAGGGATTCTGTTCAGAGGGTTACAATCGCATCTTCTGAAGGGGCCATTGCATCAGATGAACGGATTCATACGCTTGCGCTTGTGCAGGTAGTTGCTTCTGACGGAGATATTCTGCAGACCGGATACGAGCCTGTCGGAGGATTAAAAGGATTTGAGCTTTTTCAAGAGGTCTCTCTTGAAAATATCGCGGTTGAAACTGCGGAAAAGGCTGTGAGAATGCTTAGCGCAAGAAGGACTCCTGGCGGAAGGATGGCTGTAGTTATTTCTGCGGCGGCAGGAGGGACGATGATACATGAAGCGGTCGGCCATGGCCTTGAGGCTGACCTTGTACAGCAGGGGCTCTCTGTCTATGCAAACAAGATCGGAGAGGTTATAGCATCTCCGCTGGTGACTATAATTGACGATTCAACTCTTTCGGGCAGGAGGGGTTCATTCAGGTTTGATGATGAGGGAGCCCATTCACAAAGGACAGTTCTGGTTGATAAAGGAATTCTCAAAGGGTATATGTATGACAGGCTCACTTCGATGAAGGACGGAGTCAGCTCAACCGGCAACGGCAGGAGGGAATCATACAAGTCCAGGCCTATCCCGAGAATGACCAATACATTTATCGCATCAGGAGATGATGACCCTGCCGGTATTGTGAGGTCAGTTGAAAAGGGATTGTTCGTGAAAAAGATGGGAGGCGGACAGGTTAATACAGTTACCGGAGAATTTGTTTTTGAGGTATCAGAAGGCTATCTGATAGAAAACGGCATTATCGGTGAACCTGTCAGGGGAGGAACCCTTATAGGCAACGGCCCTTCGATCATTAAATCTATCGATATGGTCGGCAGCGATCTGGATTTTGCAATTGGCACCTGCGGCAAGGATGGGCAGGGCGTTCCTGTCTCGGATGCGATGCCTACCATAAGGATACCTGAGATGGTTGTCGGCGGGGAAATATAG